In Kordia antarctica, the following proteins share a genomic window:
- a CDS encoding DUF6638 family protein has translation MEKLKRSELFGAALVPVTGALVERYNKCLSFIGTAPTELRSFHIDAIGWSPEIADEKDDFLYLNSGESNPNAIILSPKQNEKPAYSPFHSFDKDIMHHIFKKHADTIKDITRDAAICVDLDQYIDAFYEPEDLLKYNQITVDFSVVDDLYSVQQQQLKLVEEFHEEGNFLDETLHLKILASARKHGDLRSRTLQMKQMNFLTTSFYTRAFGGVFVLRRKESGKNILIFESKVEADKVTTSSKTQAFHIEDGRFFSALAAEKMIVLDVEHSVNSGYYERVQKIIFSKHLKDATHSLSEILENSNVYKRYLNRFTADARKQLMILDRLQANSKKANALDIEGGLTQEVLACIQIPTPELPMKEQELVWKLIVKTSPYKDPLFLYWYDKETFYKEYIAWDESYQDWVIKLIKQNTWNS, from the coding sequence ATGGAAAAATTAAAACGATCCGAATTATTTGGCGCAGCCTTAGTTCCTGTTACAGGCGCTTTGGTAGAACGCTATAATAAATGTCTCTCTTTTATTGGAACCGCGCCAACAGAATTGCGCAGTTTTCATATTGACGCAATAGGTTGGAGTCCTGAAATTGCCGATGAAAAAGATGATTTTCTATACTTAAATTCTGGCGAATCCAATCCGAATGCAATTATTCTTTCGCCAAAGCAAAACGAAAAACCTGCCTATTCACCTTTTCATAGTTTTGATAAAGATATCATGCACCATATTTTTAAAAAGCATGCAGATACGATTAAAGATATTACACGAGATGCTGCAATTTGTGTCGATTTAGATCAATATATAGACGCATTTTACGAACCAGAAGATTTATTAAAATACAATCAAATTACCGTCGATTTTTCTGTGGTTGATGATTTGTATAGCGTGCAACAACAGCAATTGAAACTTGTTGAAGAATTTCATGAAGAAGGGAATTTTCTGGATGAAACGTTGCATTTAAAAATTTTGGCTTCCGCCAGAAAGCACGGCGATTTAAGATCGCGCACGCTACAAATGAAACAAATGAACTTTTTGACAACTTCTTTTTACACACGAGCATTTGGCGGCGTATTTGTATTAAGAAGAAAAGAAAGTGGAAAGAATATCTTGATTTTCGAATCAAAAGTAGAAGCAGATAAAGTAACAACTTCTTCAAAAACACAAGCTTTTCATATTGAAGATGGACGCTTTTTTAGCGCATTAGCCGCAGAAAAAATGATCGTGCTCGATGTTGAACACAGTGTAAATTCTGGTTATTATGAACGCGTACAAAAAATAATTTTCTCAAAACACCTTAAAGATGCGACACATTCGTTGAGTGAAATATTAGAAAATTCAAATGTATACAAACGTTATTTGAACCGTTTTACAGCAGATGCGCGAAAGCAACTCATGATTTTAGATCGCTTGCAAGCAAATTCAAAAAAAGCAAACGCTTTAGATATTGAAGGTGGATTAACACAAGAAGTTTTAGCGTGTATTCAAATTCCAACACCAGAATTGCCAATGAAAGAGCAAGAACTCGTTTGGAAATTGATCGTAAAAACATCGCCTTACAAAGATCCGCTTTTCTTATATTGGTACGATAAAGAAACATTTTACAAGGAATATATCGCTTGGGACGAATCCTATCAGGATTGGGTCATCAAATTAATTAAACAAAATACTTGGAACTCATGA
- a CDS encoding tetratricopeptide repeat-containing sensor histidine kinase, translating to MYNSYKNGLLIILTLIFTTIGFSQTLDSIFVRDANALLETKKSSYSEIDNSLKKYKRDSLQIQYMVNLYKENQYLPGEIYALNTLGIHCRNTSQYDKAILYHKQALEKAIEIGNKEAHVHSLNMLGVVYRRIDDIRNALDYHQEALAIAESIEDRTESVKRRIAVSLNSMGNIFLVLEQYDLAIQRFTKSMKIEESVGNKLGLAINYHNIGYAKEATGDIEGALTDYKESLRYNNEIDSDLGRVICNNSIGQIYIKQKKYQEAIDIISSTFEKAKGLRDKFHLSGVYTNFGWAYLEMKNYKLAKKYLNEGLAISKEYNLKSAIAENYGRLAVVAEEEKDYKKALEYRKISYELNQEITNRKNFKYVNDLIIKYDTEKFNTQIENLEKENENVKLTLRRNKSIWITSSIVLAFLAIMIYILYRQRLLNNEKKILTLEQEMLRSQMNPHFVFNSLNSIKQYIIANEKKNAVHYLNKFAKLIRKILDASRVKVVSLNDELETMDLYMSIENIRFSNEINFEVFVEEDINLDQIKIPSLVLQPFLENALWHGLSPKKGQKNIKLSVTSTQKDFVTIAITDNGIGREAAKKIGDDKIVKRKSIGISLTNSRLTNFVKDFKNSFSIQFIDLKDANGIASGTEVLLHIPLR from the coding sequence ATGTACAATTCATATAAGAATGGTTTACTAATCATTCTTACCCTCATTTTTACTACCATTGGATTTTCGCAAACGCTCGATAGCATTTTTGTGAGAGATGCAAATGCACTTTTGGAAACGAAAAAATCATCGTATTCCGAAATAGATAATTCATTAAAAAAATATAAGAGAGATTCACTACAAATACAATATATGGTGAACCTCTATAAAGAGAATCAATATTTACCTGGCGAAATTTATGCGCTTAATACTTTAGGAATTCATTGTCGAAATACTTCTCAGTATGACAAAGCTATTTTATACCACAAACAGGCTTTAGAAAAAGCAATCGAAATAGGAAATAAAGAAGCACACGTACATTCATTAAACATGTTAGGTGTTGTGTACCGAAGAATAGATGATATCAGAAACGCTTTAGATTATCATCAAGAAGCCTTAGCAATCGCAGAATCCATTGAAGATCGTACAGAATCTGTGAAACGAAGAATTGCAGTTTCTTTAAATAGTATGGGAAATATTTTTCTTGTATTAGAACAATATGATTTAGCAATACAACGCTTTACAAAATCAATGAAAATTGAAGAAAGTGTCGGAAATAAACTCGGTTTAGCAATTAATTACCATAACATAGGATACGCAAAAGAAGCCACAGGCGATATAGAAGGTGCATTAACAGATTATAAAGAATCTTTGCGATACAATAACGAAATTGATTCTGATTTAGGACGTGTAATCTGTAATAACAGTATTGGTCAAATCTACATCAAGCAAAAAAAATATCAGGAAGCCATTGATATTATTTCTTCTACGTTTGAAAAAGCAAAAGGATTGCGAGACAAGTTTCATCTTTCGGGCGTATATACCAATTTTGGTTGGGCATACTTAGAAATGAAAAATTATAAGCTTGCAAAAAAATATTTGAATGAAGGATTGGCTATTTCCAAAGAATACAATCTGAAAAGTGCAATTGCTGAAAATTATGGACGTTTGGCAGTTGTTGCAGAAGAAGAGAAAGATTATAAAAAAGCATTAGAATATAGAAAGATATCGTACGAGTTGAATCAAGAAATTACCAACCGGAAGAATTTCAAATATGTAAACGACCTGATCATAAAATACGACACAGAAAAATTTAATACACAAATAGAAAATCTTGAAAAAGAAAATGAAAATGTAAAGCTTACGCTGAGACGAAATAAAAGTATTTGGATTACAAGTAGTATTGTACTCGCGTTTTTGGCAATTATGATTTACATTCTATATCGACAGCGTTTATTAAACAACGAAAAGAAAATTTTAACCTTGGAGCAGGAAATGTTGCGCAGTCAAATGAATCCGCATTTTGTCTTTAACTCGTTGAATTCTATCAAACAATATATTATTGCCAATGAAAAGAAAAATGCAGTACATTACTTAAATAAGTTTGCAAAGTTGATTCGTAAAATATTAGATGCTTCACGCGTAAAAGTCGTGTCTTTAAATGACGAATTGGAAACAATGGATTTATATATGAGTATTGAAAACATTCGTTTTTCTAACGAAATTAACTTTGAAGTATTTGTGGAGGAAGATATCAATCTCGATCAAATAAAAATTCCTTCATTAGTATTGCAACCGTTTTTAGAAAATGCTTTGTGGCATGGTTTATCGCCTAAAAAAGGGCAGAAAAATATTAAGCTTTCCGTAACAAGTACACAAAAAGACTTTGTCACCATTGCGATTACTGATAATGGAATTGGTAGAGAAGCGGCAAAGAAAATTGGAGATGATAAAATTGTAAAACGAAAATCTATTGGAATCTCGTTGACAAATAGTAGATTAACAAACTTTGTAAAAGACTTCAAAAATAGTTTTTCCATACAATTTATAGACTTAAAAGACGCGAATGGAATTGCAAGCGGAACAGAAGTTTTGCTACATATTCCGTTGAGATAG
- a CDS encoding LytR/AlgR family response regulator transcription factor encodes MLRAILIDDEPKALESLTWELENFSDEIEILATFTDPEEALLYVEKATCDCVFLDIEMPTMDGFQFLNRIKSKDFAVVITTAYNEYAIKALKEEAIDYLLKPIDMDDLKVAISKVKKYIARNDVSTEKFERILSDYNSRFNKKRITINTDGKLIFLDLDDLLFAESDGNYSTLYLTNSKKIVLTKKLKEVDAMLPDERFFRIHNSYIVNLDKIKEFIKSDGYVVLISNHKIPISRQRKAAFLEKL; translated from the coding sequence ATGCTAAGAGCAATTTTAATAGATGACGAACCCAAAGCTCTGGAAAGTCTCACTTGGGAATTGGAAAACTTCAGCGATGAAATAGAAATTCTAGCTACGTTTACAGATCCTGAAGAAGCGTTACTATATGTAGAGAAAGCAACGTGCGACTGTGTTTTTCTTGATATCGAAATGCCAACGATGGATGGTTTTCAATTTTTAAATAGAATAAAGTCGAAAGATTTTGCCGTAGTCATCACAACCGCTTACAACGAATATGCCATCAAAGCATTAAAGGAAGAAGCAATCGATTACTTGTTGAAACCTATTGACATGGACGATTTAAAAGTCGCTATTTCTAAAGTGAAAAAATACATTGCTCGAAATGATGTATCTACCGAAAAATTTGAACGCATCTTATCTGACTATAATAGCAGATTCAACAAAAAAAGAATAACCATAAATACCGATGGGAAACTCATTTTTCTCGATTTGGACGATTTACTATTTGCCGAATCTGATGGAAATTACAGTACCTTATATCTTACCAATTCCAAAAAAATAGTATTAACCAAAAAACTAAAAGAAGTGGACGCAATGTTGCCAGATGAACGTTTTTTTAGGATTCATAATTCATACATTGTCAACTTAGATAAAATAAAAGAATTCATAAAATCTGATGGATATGTAGTTCTAATATCCAATCATAAAATCCCCATTTCTAGACAACGCAAAGCAGCTTTCCTAGAAAAATTATAA
- a CDS encoding SUMF1/EgtB/PvdO family nonheme iron enzyme, whose translation MNNISLENLNEVSNWVNIEFDLFWENSWRISSGPSNYDAAWVFIKYRVNNGTWTHGIVSQANSTAATGATMDVTSDGIGAFIYRSTDGSGNVNFQNNQIRWNFGSTDTNDVIDIQVFAVEMVYVPEGSFYVGGTTGSEANKFHSGGFSTSSSFRITSENALTIANTSGNMYYTGTNSNGGDQTGVLAASYPKGFNDFYAMKYEVSEGQWIAFFNSLTENQKNNRDITDADHKNSDAVVSRNTVAWSGGTASATTAAPDRSVSYLSIADMNSYMDWTGMRPLSELEFEKACRGPILSKSGEFAWGSANINSVDYTVVNAGFSSERISNSATNTGNALYSLTDANFSGPARNGIFASSAINKNREETGGSYYGIMELSGNLYERCVTVGTAQGRNFSGLHGNGIISSTTGNGTVSNWPNNTTGDGYSFRGGSWLNGADFLRVSDRFDGASIIAGGNNRLGFRGARTAP comes from the coding sequence GTGAACAACATATCACTTGAAAATTTAAATGAAGTTTCTAACTGGGTAAACATTGAGTTTGACCTTTTTTGGGAAAATTCATGGAGAATAAGCTCAGGGCCATCTAATTATGATGCTGCTTGGGTATTTATCAAATACAGAGTAAACAATGGAACATGGACACACGGAATTGTGAGTCAAGCAAACTCAACTGCTGCTACAGGAGCAACTATGGATGTTACTTCTGATGGAATTGGAGCATTTATATATAGAAGTACTGACGGTAGTGGAAACGTAAATTTCCAAAATAATCAAATTCGTTGGAATTTTGGATCTACTGACACCAATGATGTTATCGACATTCAAGTATTTGCTGTGGAAATGGTATACGTACCAGAAGGTTCTTTTTATGTAGGTGGAACTACAGGAAGTGAAGCAAACAAATTTCACTCAGGTGGTTTTTCTACTTCATCTTCATTTAGAATTACTTCAGAAAATGCGTTAACAATTGCAAACACTTCTGGAAACATGTATTATACAGGAACTAATTCAAATGGTGGTGATCAAACAGGTGTATTAGCTGCTTCATATCCAAAAGGATTCAATGATTTTTATGCAATGAAATATGAAGTTTCCGAAGGGCAATGGATAGCTTTTTTCAATAGCTTAACAGAAAATCAAAAAAATAATAGAGATATTACCGATGCTGATCATAAAAACAGTGATGCTGTTGTAAGCAGAAACACAGTTGCTTGGTCTGGCGGAACTGCAAGTGCAACCACAGCTGCTCCAGATAGGTCAGTTTCTTATTTAAGTATTGCAGATATGAATTCGTATATGGATTGGACAGGAATGCGCCCACTTTCAGAGTTAGAATTTGAGAAAGCGTGTAGAGGTCCTATTTTATCTAAATCTGGCGAATTTGCTTGGGGAAGTGCTAATATTAATTCTGTTGATTATACTGTAGTAAATGCTGGTTTTTCAAGTGAGCGTATTTCAAATAGTGCTACCAATACAGGAAACGCATTGTATAGTTTAACGGATGCAAATTTTAGTGGTCCTGCAAGAAATGGAATATTTGCTTCTAGTGCTATTAATAAAAATAGAGAAGAAACTGGCGGAAGTTATTATGGAATTATGGAACTGTCTGGAAATTTATATGAACGATGTGTTACTGTAGGAACTGCACAAGGAAGAAACTTTTCAGGACTTCATGGAAATGGAATTATTAGTTCTACTACAGGAAACGGTACGGTATCTAACTGGCCAAACAATACAACTGGTGATGGATATAGTTTCCGTGGAGGAAGCTGGTTAAATGGAGCTGACTTTTTAAGAGTTTCTGACCGATTTGATGGAGCGTCTATCATTGCAGGTGGAAATAATCGCCTTGGATTCAGAGGAGCAAGAACAGCACCTTAA
- a CDS encoding T9SS type A sorting domain-containing protein, protein MKKIKILIITVLGLLVGQLQAQDGYTYTLGDNGAYSYTIAAVPNASANNFATSVQSYGFTIIVPDGVTLSISSSLGSGAAATFFNGNDVGMPTIDGYLITETLGSPMSLSAPSAGTNSPMVTVQVNGSPTSGIMYILENNSALATSVTPLKSFMQADMEDDSMAVYSNRVDPNASAVTAPSTFDFATLSVEDNELLELSLYPNPAKDIVKLQVPAGLADIKIEVFDNAGKQIAMQLSPENTIDVSNIASGLYLITITSNDIKTTKKLIVE, encoded by the coding sequence ATGAAAAAAATTAAAATTTTAATTATTACCGTACTCGGTCTTTTAGTAGGCCAATTACAAGCTCAAGATGGATACACATACACATTAGGAGACAATGGAGCATACAGCTATACAATCGCTGCTGTCCCAAATGCTAGTGCTAATAACTTTGCTACTTCGGTACAAAGTTATGGTTTCACTATTATTGTACCTGATGGAGTTACATTGAGTATTTCTTCTTCACTAGGAAGTGGAGCTGCGGCTACATTTTTTAATGGAAACGATGTTGGGATGCCAACTATAGATGGTTATTTAATCACGGAGACTTTAGGAAGTCCTATGTCATTATCAGCTCCTTCGGCAGGAACTAATTCACCGATGGTTACGGTTCAAGTAAATGGATCACCAACAAGTGGTATTATGTATATTCTTGAAAATAACTCTGCTTTAGCTACTTCAGTTACGCCTTTAAAGAGTTTTATGCAGGCAGATATGGAAGACGATTCAATGGCAGTGTATTCTAACAGAGTAGATCCTAATGCTAGTGCAGTAACTGCACCTTCTACCTTTGATTTTGCAACACTATCAGTAGAAGATAATGAATTACTAGAGCTGTCTTTATATCCGAATCCAGCTAAAGACATTGTAAAATTACAAGTTCCAGCAGGATTAGCAGATATTAAAATTGAAGTATTTGATAATGCAGGAAAACAAATTGCAATGCAATTATCTCCAGAAAATACAATTGATGTAAGTAACATTGCATCTGGTTTATATCTAATAACAATAACATCAAACGATATAAAAACTACTAAAAAGCTTATTGTAGAGTAA
- a CDS encoding ISAon1 family transposase: MLHKIPLKHRWEALDSENDAIENARNNSLKYTPKLLPNGDTLKQLLARSRYLLYKSSSKWTDNQSKRATILFKQYPDLEKAYNLCQNLSWIFNNTKDKTSALIRLAKWDEKVRQAKFKSFNSIARTMSIHYQNILNYFDNRSTNASAESFNAKIKAFRAQFRGIRNVKFFLFRTHYNFCIILKSHNFWT, encoded by the coding sequence ATACTTCATAAAATTCCATTAAAACACCGATGGGAAGCCCTTGATAGTGAAAATGATGCCATAGAAAACGCAAGAAACAATTCCTTAAAATATACGCCAAAACTACTACCAAATGGAGATACACTTAAACAATTACTAGCTAGAAGTCGATATTTACTATACAAATCAAGTAGCAAATGGACTGATAATCAATCTAAAAGGGCAACCATACTTTTTAAACAATATCCTGATTTAGAAAAAGCATACAATTTATGTCAAAACCTATCTTGGATATTCAATAACACAAAAGATAAAACTTCGGCGTTAATAAGACTGGCAAAATGGGATGAAAAAGTAAGGCAAGCAAAATTCAAGAGCTTCAATAGCATTGCTAGAACCATGTCTATACATTATCAAAACATACTCAACTATTTTGATAATAGAAGCACAAACGCTTCAGCAGAATCCTTTAATGCTAAAATAAAAGCTTTTAGAGCACAGTTTAGAGGTATTAGAAACGTAAAATTCTTTCTTTTTAGAACTCACTACAATTTTTGCATAATCCTAAAATCCCACAACTTTTGGACTTGA